A single Trypanosoma brucei gambiense DAL972 chromosome 9, complete sequence DNA region contains:
- a CDS encoding DNA-repair protein, putative, translating into MGQQKKDAAQSVAAVAAQNVDSYLRGVTSRARVPSATGGRGTRRRLASQAEVAAAKIKEQPKSLDDFADADNGDDEWEEVMLPTSFTPSSSTKPEVKVKDEKNGIVETPEFGATGPNPGQGGVKAELVDLTDEENRHNRILASVTPMGGQQSSSPSSGQWRQRDPAYEQMLEQQQLLAAKRRSERTKRAVEEISTLLFALLRGRKIVQQARHPKLVRGLLRLYVVEDATSKTYPLLRAVLQAKGLYAKAMNPAVSTPSLAPCWVTANKDSVNNYTSASISALLRGIECVFVLDGGIEHAALSNWAAPIQPGYLFEQLRKYRYSIGSPGCRIVLPHSLYICAVFLSLAAVSNVSCRLVVAVERMRRGDMSEKSGSDGGSPPKEAMSLFGSGKKRKRGDDAGAKQNTPKRLPSSCFWLEVWCPQRQSYISVNPCGGCATLFAAPYTFSVGGDAIMDVTPRYSIKYSSAFTHRLGRCDRYRHIWKDLQWNDNREASEVIVDLFRRDVGKYTEAQMQREKKQLHSLTYAEEVPKTLTALQKHPLFILENGLSRYEGIYPKDSTTMVGSVKGHIVFKRSAVVSLRSRDGWLREGRTVSGEEEPYKVIPPPPSRPFSKSSALFGVWQTKPFAPEPLGEDGSIPKHGNTQWYILLDKPAPIGLVHMQQPNIIRVARRMNIDFGIVVTGYRRRRLNEARSSGWEVVTDGIIVKETNTGSLVKAYEEWKQLTEEQEAAKRKQRAYRWWMHFVQHRLAYLRIRQQYLEGATHGHLSSH; encoded by the coding sequence ATGGggcagcagaaaaaagaTGCGGCTCAATCTGtagctgccgttgctgctcaGAATGTTGACAGTTACCTTCGCGGTGTGACGAGTCGAGCCCGAGTTCCTTCGGCAACTGGCGGAAGAGGTACGCGTCGTAGGCTGGCCTCCCAGGCAGAAGTCGCTGCAGCCAAGATCAAGGAGCAACCTAAGTCTCTTGATGACTTCGCTGACGCTGataatggtgatgatgagtgGGAGGAAGTGATGTTACCCACCTCATTTACACCGTCTAGCAGCACAAAACCCGAGGTAAAGGTGAAAGATGAGAAAAATGGCATCGTGGAAACCCCAGAATTTGGTGCAACAGGACCGAACCCCGGACAGGGAGGTGTGAAGGCGGAGCTAGTGGATCTCACTGACGAGGAAAACAGACACAATAGGATATTGGCGAGTGTAACGCCAATGGGGGGTCAACAatcttcctccccctcctccggGCAATGGCGGCAGCGTGATCCCGCCTATGAGCAAATGCTtgaacagcaacaacttcttGCCGCGAAGCGCCGCTCGGAACGCACAAAACGTGCTGTGGAAGAAATTTCAACCTTGTTATTTGCCTTGTTGCGGGGAAGGAAAATTGTGCAACAGGCGCGTCACCCAAAGTTAGTTCGTGGTCTTCTGCGCTTATATGTAGTTGAGGATGCGACATCCAAGACGTACCCGCTTTTGCGTGCCGTTCTTCAAGCGAAAGGTTTGTATGCAAAGGCGATGAATCCTGCTGTGAGTACCCCGTCCCTTGCACCTTGTTGGGTAACCGCTAATAAGGACAGTGTCAACAATTACACTTCTGCTTCTATTTCCGCGTTGCTTCGTGGTATAGAATGTGTTTTTGTACTGGATGGCGGTATAGAACATGCGGCTCTATCTAACTGGGCTGCTCCCATACAACCTGGGTATCTTTTTGAGCAGCTGCGTAAGTACCGCTACTCCATTGGATCACCTGGGTGTAGAATCGTTCTCCCCCATAGTTTGTATATTTGCgctgtgtttctttctctcGCAGCTGTTTCTAATGTTTCCTGCCGtctggtggtggcggtggaacgAATGCGGCGGGGAGACATGTCGGAAAAAAGCGGGAGCGACGGAGGATCGCCGCCGAAAGAAGCAATGAGTTTGTTTGGTTCTGGAAAGAAGCGCAAACGGGGCGATGATGCTGGTGCGAAGCAAAATACTCCGAAAAGACTGCCATCTTCTTGCTTCTGGTTGGAAGTTTGGTGCCCGCAGCGGCAGTCGTACATTTCAGTTAATCCATGTGGGGGTTGCGCCACACTTTTTGCCGCTCCATACACCTTTTCTGTGGGCGGAGATGCGATTATGGACGTCACCCCCCGTTACTCCATTAAGTACAGCAGTGCTTTCACTCACAGGTTAGGCCGATGTGATAGGTATCGCCACATCTGGAAAGACCTTCAGTGGAACGATAACAGGGAGGCGTCTGAAGTCATCGTCGACTTGTTTCGCAGGGATGTTGGTAAATATACGGAGGCGCAGATGCAGCGGGAGAAGAAGCAGCTGCATTCCCTCACGTACGCGGAGGAGGTGCCGAAGACCCTCACGGCACTGCAGAAGCATCCGCTTTTCATTCTCGAAAATGGTCTCAGTCGGTACGAGGGCATATACCCCAAAGACAGCACCACCATGGTTGGCAGCGTTAAGGGCCATATTGTGTTCAAGCGCTCTGCAGTTGTGAGCCTTCGCAGTCGCGATGGTTGGCTGCGGGAGGGTCGCACGGTGTCCGGTGAAGAAGAACCATACAAAGTAATACCACCGCCACCCTCACGTCCCTTCTCGAAGTCGAGTGCTTTATTTGGTGTTTGGCAAACGAAACCATTCGCTCCGGAGCCGTTAGGTGAGGATGGTAGTATTCCCAAGCACGGCAATACGCAGTGGTATATTCTGTTGGATAAACCAGCACCAATCGGATTGGTGCATATGCAGCAACCGAATATTATTCGGGTGGCAAGGCGTATGAACATTGATTTTGGTATCGTTGTTACTGGATATAGGCGGCGGCGTTTGAATGAAGCGCGTTCCTCAGGATGGGAAGTGGTGACTGACGGTATCATTGTGAAGGAAACTAACACAGGAAGTCTTGTCAAGGCTTATGAGGAGTGGAAGCAATTAACGGAGGAACAGGAGGCAGCGAAAAGGAAGCAGAGGGCGTACCGGTGGTGGATGCATTTTGTGCAGCATAGACTGGCATACTTGCGTATTCGTCAGCAGTATTTGGAGGGAGCTACACATGGACATCTTTCCTCTCACTGA
- a CDS encoding 6-phosphogluconate dehydrogenase,decarboxylating, putative, whose protein sequence is MSMDVGVVGLGVMGANLALNIAEKGFKVAVFNRTYSKSEEFMKANASAPFAGNLKAFETMEAFAASLKKPRKALILVQAGAATDSTIEQLKKVFEKGDILVDTGNAHFKDQGRRAQQLEAAGLRFLGMGISGGEEGARKGPAFFPGGTLSVWEEIRPIVEAAAAKADDGRPCVTMNGSGGAGSCVKMYHNSGEYAILQIWGEVFDILRAMGLNNDEVAAVLEDWKSKNFLKSYMLDISIAAARAKDKDGSYLTEHVMDRIGSKGTGLWSAQEALEIGVPAPSLNMAVVSRQFTMYKTERQANASNAPGITQSPGYTLKNKSPSGPEIKQLYDSVCIAIISCYAQMFQCLREMDKVHNFGLNLPATIATFRAGCILQGYLLKPMTEAFEKNPNISNLMCAFQTEIRAGLQNYRDMVALITSKLEVSIPVLSASLNYVTAMFTPTLKYGQLVSLQRDVFGRHGYERVDKDGRESFQWPELQ, encoded by the coding sequence ATGTCAATGGATGTCGGTGTTGTCGGCCTCGGGGTGATGGGTGCGAACCTGGCCTTGAACATTGCGGAGAAAGGGTTTAAAGTTGCTGTGTTCAACCGTACGTACTCTAAGAGCGAGGAATTCATGAAAGCGAATGCCTCTGCTCCATTTGCGGGTAATTTGAAGGCGTTTGAAACTATGGAGGCATTTGCAGCGTCACTCAAGAAACCTCGAAAGGCCCTCATCCTGGTGCAGGCGGGCGCGGCTACGGACTCAACAATTGAACAACTTAAGAAAGTGTTTGAGAAGGGAGATATCCTCGTTGATACCGGTAACGCGCATTTTAAGGATCAGGGACGCCGCGCCCAGCAGCTGGAGGCGGCAGGTCTCCGGTTTCTTGGGATGGGCATATCCGGGGGCGAGGAGGGTGCACGCAAAGGGCCAGCCTTTTTCCCTGGAGGGACGCTTAGTGTGTGGGAGGAAATACGACCAATTGTTGAGGCCGCCGCAGCTAAGGCAGATGATGGCCGGCCCTGTGTGACGATGaacggcagcggcggcgcgGGATCATGCGTGAAGATGTACCACAATTCGGGTGAATACGCCATTTTGCAAATCTGGGGTGAGGTTTTTGACATCCTTCGGGCAATGGGACTGAACAACGATGAAGTTGCTGCCGTTCTTGAAGATTGGAAATCAAAGAACTTCTTGAAGTCTTATATGCTCGATATCTCAATTGCAGCCGCGCGGGCAAAGGATAAGGATGGAAGTTATCTTACGGAGCACGTGATGGATCGTATTGGATCGAAGGGCACCGGCTTATGGTCCGCCCAAGAGGCTCTCGAGATTGGAGTCCCTGCGCCCAGTTTGAACATGGCTGTCGTATCGCGGCAGTTCACAATGTATAAAACTGAGCGTCAAGCGAATGCCAGCAATGCACCCGGTATTACTCAATCCCCTGGATACActctcaaaaacaaaagcccCAGTGGGCCCGAAATTAAGCAGCTCTACGACTCTGTGTGCATTGCCATTATCTCATGCTACGCTCAAATGTTTCAGTGCCTGCGTGAGATGGACAAGGTGCATAACTTCGGACTCAATCTTCCAGCTACCATTGCAACTTTCCGCGCCGGTTGCATTTTGCAGGGCTACCTTTTAAAACCCATGACTGAGGCATTCGAAAAGAATCCCAACATTAGCAATCTCATGTGTGCATTCCAAACCGAGATCAGGGCAGGACTACAGAATTACCGCGATATGGTGGCACTTATCACATCAAAGTTGGAAGTGTCCATTCCTGTGCTGTCAGCCTCCCTCAATTACGTTACTGCGATGTTTACGCCAACACTCAAGTATGGGCAACTTGTGTCGTTGCAGCGGGATGTGTTCGGTCGGCACGGCTACGAAAGGGTGGATAAAGACGGCCGCGAATCATTCCAATGGCCTGAGTTGCAATAA
- a CDS encoding mitochondrial carrier protein, putative translates to MDATLHDKSTRQNTAPTCLSKAETKPSIHAAAGLLGASISTAMFYPLDALRTQMHVCKGGDVNQLSSLRQVIRQKGLRRLYAGFAVSVTSYGIGWGAYMAVFKSVQQNLSAYVSSNQIGGGSGSAKSGSVTAGCNVLSGCAAAITTGTVVTPLCVIRTRQQLFDGSNGAKPQNCWQGFKAIVENEGCGALMRGMIPQILIMGNTIIQMAIYEELRHYIVEQKIQPTSFDVALISSVSKAVASALFNPIEVVRTRLQDKRNCTSPEYRSMTVGLRTIWRTEGIRGLYRGVWVNLCRVVPTTSVSFILYEKFLAILSHHNARRAACLPLVAD, encoded by the coding sequence ATGGATGCAACACTTCACGATAAAAGCACGCGGCAAAACACTGCACCAACCTGTCTATCCAAAGCGGAGACAAAACCATCGATTCATGCGGCGGCGGGTCTCCTTGGTGCCTCCATATCAACGGCAATGTTTTATCCACTAGACGCTCTTCGCACGCAAATGCACGTTTGTAAAGGAGGAGACGTCAACCAACTCTCATCGCTGCGTCAGGTTATTCGACAAAAGGGGTTGCGAAGATTATACGCAGGTTTCGCTGTATCTGTCACCTCCTATGGTATCGGGTGGGGAGCTTACATGGCCGTCTTTAAATCTGTACAGCAGAACCTATCTGCGTACGTTTCGAGTAATCAAATAGGCGGAGGCAGTGGGAGCGCTAAAAGCGGCAGTGTGACAGCTGGGTGTAACGTTTTGAGTGGTTGCGCCGCTGCCATAACAACTGGAACTGTTGTTACGCCACTTTGTGTTATAAGGACTCGACAGCAACTGTTCGATGGGAGCAATGGCGCCAAACCACAGAACTGCTGGCAGGGATTTAAGGCAATAGTAGAAAACGAGGGATGTGGCGCCCTCATGCGGGGCATGATACCCCAGATTCTGATTATGGGAAATACCATCATCCAAATGGCCATTTATGAGGAGCTTCGGCATTACATTGTGGAACAGAAAATTCAACCCACTTCTTTTGATGTGGCATTGATATCTTCTGTTTCTAAAGCTGTGGCATCAGCTCTGTTCAACCCGATTGAAGTTGTGAGGACTCGCTTGCAGGACAAGCGTAATTGCACCTCCCCTGAGTACCGTTCCATGACCGTGGGATTGCGTACCATTTGGCGCACGGAAGGAATTCGTGGCCTTTACAGGGGCGTTTGGGTGAATCTTTGCCGTGTCGTTCCGACAACATCGgtgtcttttattttgtacgAGAAGTTCCTAGCGATACTTTCACATCACAACGCGCGTAGGGCGGCGTGTCTTCCCCTGGTGGCAGACTGA
- a CDS encoding transport protein particle (TRAPP) subunit,putative: MLNRDGTRSNRSSVRLTSDEGKVSLSAFSFLFSELCTRAHSTPTKARDIEEIEQRLTSLGAIVGAKLMMLSSLKDPLELQRRPTTIDEALKLLQEKFWTRWFGKTANDLQQEGESTRYFLVDSNPMVLQHVYPSPEYMDSEGQWSINYASFMGGIVEGALRAVGFDADVLTYHHPEPDKPQQSIFAISFAQHVHDRERRIRD; the protein is encoded by the coding sequence ATGCTCAACAGGGACGGTACCAGGAGCAACCGATCATCTGTGCGGTTGACCAGCGATGAGGGGAAGGTATCCCTTTCTGCATTTAGTTTTCTCTTCTCGGAGCTGTGCACTCGGGCCCATAGCACACCGACAAAGGCACGGGATATAGAGGAAATTGAACAGCGGTTGACGAGCCTCGGTGCAATTGTTGGTGCCAAGTTAATGATGCTATCCTCCCTTAAGGATCCTCTTGAGCTGCAGCGGAGACCTACAACAATTGACGAAGCTCTGAAGTTGCTGCAAGAGAAGTTCTGGACCAGATGGTTTGGCAAGACAGCGAATGACCTGCAGCAGGAGGGCGAATCGACTCGCTACTTTCTCGTTGACAGTAATCCAATGGTGCTGCAGCATGTTTATCCGTCTCCTGAGTATATGGATAGTGAAGGGCAATGGAGCATTAATTACGCTAGTTTTATGGGTGGCATCGTTGAAGGAGCGTTAAGGGCTGTTGGGTTTGACGCCGATGTGCTCACATATCACCACCCGGAACCCGACAAGCCACAACAATCCATTTTTGCCATTTCCTTTGCCCAGCATGTACACGACCGAGAAAGGAGAATACGTGACTGA